One window from the genome of Nicotiana tomentosiformis chromosome 5, ASM39032v3, whole genome shotgun sequence encodes:
- the LOC104087502 gene encoding uncharacterized protein, whose amino-acid sequence MQCPSNSFRYNATQCACNPGYLFNITSRSCYLFNEWGPVEMDSGVDYHSVSFPGSGTIFDFDSIRRLTQSQAVFLEATLFMLLSWLFFCFFARCAPLRDGRSIWFKIRWWISRLDVCFASRHWLDDQQVVMKRKTELGGTFSIASWILFIGLFAALLYQIISKRAIEMHNVRATNAPDLAAFINDLEFNITTISSMSCLHLRGLGTVVTGNPGFVDYRFAPLSTFANYSCINTTKGPTIVLKCSNCPLSRDSAYISWQFVDLPNSPATAVGFQFNLTAKDPKNKKHLSLVSGTLRNGSNFDNKPVTFRGLTTNILKFNFFPRMYHNMHDLRLIQPLLHEFLPGSSFNEISQLQASVQRPNDGLINTTLYVNFLSSYIVEIKNQNVLGPVSFLADLGGLYCISIGLFFYILVQCEYRIKKLRNEDSVMRKVRSRRKAQDRWDKLRKYVMYTYAPNQLEEVYDMRNDGCCTGVKMESLNRKSSSVKGRGSSRLDTISFSRKVSLPSEKRAISEQIDTQSATLFLPESAADRRKSTRLKEERFQENAVPPNTKDSKPEDLDNVIQAPAFPAADNLTVPPPPPLESQAADHISMTILQKDLQNLYEYNMLLREKLIAAQSMLHALSNKDSILAANNDDIISRE is encoded by the exons ATGCAATGTCCCAGCAACTCCTTTCGCTACAACGCCACACAATGCGCGTGCAACCCTGGCTACTTGTTCAACATCACAAGCCGAAGCTGTTACTTGTTCAACGAATGGGGTCCAGTGGAGATGGATTCCGGTGTGGACTATCACTCCGTATCCTTCCCTGGAAGTGgaaccattttcgattttgattCAATTAGGAGGTTGACTCAATCACAAGCTGTATTTCTCGAAGCTACACTTTTCATGTTGCTTTCCTGGCTTTTTTTCTGCTTTTTTGCGCGTTGTGCTCCGCTTCGTGATGGCCGTTCGATTTGGTTCAAGATCCGTTGGTGGATTAGTCGCCTTGATGTCTGCTTCGCCTCCCGCCACTGGCTT GATGATCAGCAGGTCGTCATGAAGCGCAAAACAGAACTTGGTGGAACTTTTTCAATAGCTAGTTGGATACTTTTTATTGGTCTGTTTGCTGC TTTGCTCTACCAAATCATATCGAAGAGAGCTATTGAGATGCACAATGTGAGAGCAACAAATGCACCTGATTTAGCTGCTTTTATAAACGATTTGGAGTTTAATATCACTACCATCTCAAGTATGAGTTGCTTACACTTGCGTGGCCTCGGAACCGTGGTAACTGGGAACCCAGGCTTCGTTGACTATCGATTTGCTCCTCTGTCAACATTTGCCAACTATTCCTGTATAAACACTACTAAAGGACCAACTATCGTGCTTAAGTGCAGCAACTGTCCACTTAGTCGAGATAGTGCCTATATTTCATGGCAATTTGTTGATCTCCCAAATAGTCCTGCAACAGCTGTTGGATTTCAGTTCAACCTAACAGCAAAAGATCCTAAAAACAAGAAGCATCTGAGCTTGGTCAGTGGAACACTGAGGAATGGAAGCAATTTTGATAACAAACCGGTTACATTTAGAGGGCTGACAACAAATATATTGAAGTTCAATTTTTTCCCTAGAATGTACCATAACATGCATGACCTGAGGCTCATCCAACCACTACTTCATGAGTTTCTGCCAGGTTCATCTTTTAATGAGATAAGTCAACTCCAAGCCTCAGTCCAAAGGCCTAATGATGGACTAATCAACACGACATTGTATGTCAACTTCCTATCTTCGTATATTGTTGAGATCAAGAATCAAAATGTTTTGGGGCCTG TAAGCTTCCTTGCGGATCTTGGTGGCCTTTATTGCATCAGTATTGGCCTCTTCTTCTACATTTTGGTGCAG TGTGAATATAGGATCAAGAAATTACGCAATGAGGATAGTGTAATGCGGAAGGTTAGAAGTCGCCGAAAAGCTCAAGACCGCTGGGATAAA CTGAGGAAATATGTGATGTACACATATGCTCCTAACCAATTGGAAGAGGTGTACGACATGAGAAATGATGGTTGTTGCACAGGTGTCAAGATGGAATCACTCAACAGAAAGAGCTCTTCAGTTAAAGGAAGAGGGTCTAGCAGATTAGATACCATCAGTTTTAGCCGAAAAGTTAGCTTACCTAGTGAGAAG AGAGCCATTTCAGAGCAGATTGATACTCAAAGTGCCACGCTTTTTTTGCCTGAATCTGCAGCAGATCGCCGAAAGAGTACACGTCTGAAGGAAGAAAGA TTTCAAGAAAATGCTGTACCTCCAAACACGAAAGATAGTAAACCTGAAGATTTAGATAATGTTATCCAGGCTCCAGCTTTTCCTGCAGCTGACAACTTAACTGTTCCACCTCCGCCTCCATTAG AATCACAGGCTGCTGATCATATAAGTATGACCATTCTCCAGAAAGATCTCCAAAACCTCTACGAATACAATATGTTGCTCAGGGAAAAGTTGATTGCTGCCCAGTCAATGCTTCATGCATTATCCAACAAGGATTCGATTTTAGCAGCTAATAATGATGATATTATTAGTAGAGAATGA